From a single Tachypleus tridentatus isolate NWPU-2018 chromosome 6, ASM421037v1, whole genome shotgun sequence genomic region:
- the LOC143253469 gene encoding dystroglycan 1-like has translation MKIPDSLLGSPVPNNRCAGRLEMLGSIILVCICVTSVRVGATLERDGSKPQTLMKVKRFWGVPDTTATIGKLFNYSVPEDAFTGQVDQYEVLEAGELTLPRWLHFNHTSNSFLGVPTFSDLGQYFISIKAVGPSNSDGHLSIGKDVFSIEVVPELVYPSHVVPLSHLGAEFFKCSQGESVTVAAVFVNSTFDDLSSTQRVELVSKMASFAGVSINLLKVTPCTKEWKITDKSAMLAGAGTMTMREKSGVVFQWQVGCSGHISPLHRDRIIDLELVAGNGSLERILGSPVIGWNVVDQQQFPVQREKREVNMRGTPILEVPLPTNWPTFSEIDGPEKSSEDTEVPEPRIIPTMASPTLPLPSHHHRHHHGEKFSEGEHELYRGGIQQTPSPTQYYHHLPTTRLYYPMVTPVIQPERPSIYVYQSVTEDLQSSRIFPDELTPAETYLFSPTSSFITHLETDTSSVPIKLSHLTPAVVTSIVHPSKSYVPVIPKNFKPTVQNHIKKLQAYVGQIWNFEIPSDIFYDYEDGDTRNLKLILLPEEKTTILSSWIQFDPEKQKLYALPLVDNIGKHNLKLEAMDSHGMSTFDLFEIQVWENPSQYGLHHEFTMTFKYEKWKYPVDIDWQIEVVKRILELFGDEDYSHLTVLSVTQEPTSITWTNFSLPNYPCPKEAIEELMKKLVSNDKGHPSKSLKKVMKPDFNIQKLHINYLGICHLPPSPTPSSTNLSPALQSPIDSIKIQVGDILEFFIPKNTFYDSEDGDTRNLKLSFLTSDSKELSESSWIQFDPKSQKIFGLPFEESSGIHEFQLLASDKEGKEVNDIFLVIVEPRPVYDRSVEFSMHIDTNYDHFKKDVGKKILVGKKLSSFFGDPSTEYLIVLSIKNGSVVYAWTNNTLPSDPCPKGLINELSNLMLEENGTISERLLQAMNPEFKISELNIVPLGSCVNIIDRISVSATPKPPKREPAVPGDDDTYITTIIPAVVIVILLIIAAMIAYFLYRRRRRGKMKMQDNGSFVNKGVPIIFADELDEKTEKPIKSPSTVEAEKLPSSGTENGKLAEEATQQTPLLSEISDGSPDVRSSPPYHGPQPTNRDNKMNQPKTTPNYRQPPPYVPP, from the exons GTTTTGGAAGCTGGTGAGTTAACTCTTCCGAGGTGGTTACATTTCAACCACACCAGCAATAGTTTTCTTGGAGTTCCTACATTCAGTGACCTCGGTCAGTACTTCATCAGCATTAAGGCTGTAGGACCCTCCAACTCAGATG gacATCTTTCTATTGGAAAAGATGTGTTCTCCATTGAAGTAGTTCCAGAGTTGGTTTACCCCTCTCATGTTGTGCCCCTATCTCATTTAGGAGCAGAGTTTTTTAAGTGTTCCCAAGGAGAGTCTGTTACTGTTGCAGCAGTGTTTGTTAATTCCACCTTTGATGACCTTAGCTCTACACAGAGAGTTGAGCTTGTATCCAAAATGGCTTCCTTTGCAGGAGTATCAATAAATCTATTAAAGGTCACACCTTGTACAAAAGAATGGAAGATTACTGATAAATCTGCCATGCTTGCAGGAGCAGGAACCATGACAATGAGAGAGAAAAGTGGAGTGGTTTTCCAATGGCAGGTGGGCTGTTCTGGCCATATTAGTCCTCTTCACAGAGATAGGATTATAGATCTGGAGTTAGTAGCTGGAAATGGATCCTTAGAAAGGATACTAGGCTCTCCAGTTATTGGTTGGAATGTTGTTGATCAGCAGCAGTTTCCTGTCCAACGAGAGAAGCGAGAGGTGAATATGAGAGGAACCCCTATTTTAGAAGTGCCACTTCCCACTAACTGGCCAACATTTTCAGAGATAGATGGGCCAGAGAAATCTTCAGAAGACACAGAAGTTCCAGAACCACGAATAATTCCTACAATGGCTTCTCCAACATTACCCCTACCATCTCATCACCACCGGCACCATCATGGGGAAAAATTCAGTGAAGGAGAACATGAACTTTACAGAGGTGGTATTCAACAAACACCATCTCCAACACAGTAttaccaccatttacctaccacTAGGCTGTATTATCCAATGGTGACACCAGTTATTCAACCAGAAAGACCAAGTATTTATGTCTATCAGTCTGTCACAGAAGACTTGCAATCAAGTAGAATCTTCCCTGATGAATTGACACCTGCTGAGACCTATCTTTTCTCCCCAACATCATCTTTTATTACACATTTAGAAACAGATACTTCCTCAGTGCCAATAAAACTTTCACATTTGACACCTGCAGTAGTAACATCTATAGTCCACCCCAGTAAGAGCTATGTCCCTGTGATACCCAAAAACTTCAAGCCAACAGTTCAAAACCACATAAAGAAGTTACAGGCCTATGTTGGCCAGATATGGAACTTTGAGATTCCTTCAGATATATTCTATGATTATGAAGATGGAGATACCAGAAATCTGAAACTTATACTTTTGCCAGAAGAAAAGACAACAATTTTATCCTCATGGATTCAATTTGATCCAGAAAAACAGAAACTATATGCCCTTCCCCTTGTTGACAATATTGGTAAGCATAATTTAAAACTGGAAGCCATGGATAGTCATGGGATGTCCACATTTGACCTATTTGAAATCCAAGTATGGGAGAATCCATCACAATATGGTCTTCACCATGAGTTCACAATGACTTTCAAATATGAAAAGTGGAAATATCCAGTTGACATTGATTGGCAGATAGAAGTGGTAAAAAGAATTTTGGAGCTATTTGGTGATGAAGATTATTCCCACCTAACTGTCTTATCCGTGACACAAGAACCTACATCAATAACTTGGACTAACTTTTCATTACCTAACTACCCTTGTCCAAAAGAAGCTATTGAAGAGTTAATGAAAAAACTTGTCTCCAATGACAAAGGGCATCCATCTAAAAGCCTGAAAAAAGTAATGAAACcagattttaatatacaaaaacttCATATCAACTACCTTGGAATATGTCACCTACCACCAAGTCCAACACCCTCCTCTACTAATTTGTCGCCTGCATTACAAAGTCCTATTGATAGCATTAAAATACAAGTAGGAGATATACTTGAATTTTTTATtccaaaaaatacattttatgatagTGAAGATGGTGATACTCGTAACCTGAAACTATCATTTTTAACCAGTGATAGCAAAGAACTCTCAGAGTCATCTTGGATTCAGTTTGATCCAAAATCTCAAAAGATATTTGGACTTCCCTTTGAAGAAAGTTCTGGTATTCATGAATTTCAACTTCTTGCAAGTGATAAAGAAGGTAAAGAGGTCAATGatatatttcttgttattgtaGAGCCACGACCTGTGTACGACAGGAGTGTAGAATTCAGTATGCATATTGACACAAATTATGATCATTTCAAAAAAGATGTTGGGAAAAAAATACTTGTTGGTAAGAAATTGTCAAGTTTTTTTGGTGATCCTAGTACTGAGTACTTAATTGTTTTATCTATTAAAAATGGTTCAGTAGTATACGCTTGGACCAACAATACTCTTCCATCAGACCCTTGTCCTAAAGGATTAATAAATGAACTTAGCAATTTGATGTTGGAAGAAAATGGTACAATCTCAGAAAGATTACTTCAAGCAATGAATCCAGAATTCAAAATCAGTGAGTTAAACATTGTCCCTCTGGGTTCATGTGTGAATATTATTGACAGAATATCTGTATCTGCAACACCCAAACCACCTAAAAGAGAGCCTGCAGTTCCAGGTGATGATGATACCTATATCACTACTATCATCCCTGCTGTTGTCATAGTGATCCTGCTTATTATTGCTGCCATGATTGCCTACTTTTTATATCGTCGAAGACGAAGAGGAAAGATGAAAATGCAAGATAATGGTTCTTTTGTGAACAAAGGCGTACCCATTATTTTTGCAGATGAACTGGATGAAAAGACAGAAAAACCGATTAAATCACCTTCAACAGTGGAAGCAGAAAAACTGCCTTCATCAGGTACTGAAAATGGCAAACTTGCTGAAGAAGCTACGCAACAAACTCCACTCCTTTCTGAAATCTCAGATGGTAGTCCTGATGTCAGATCTTCACCACCTTATCATGGTCCTCAGCCTACAAACAGAGACAATAAAATGAACCAACCAAAGACCACACCAAACTATAGGCAGCCTCCACCCTACGTTCCTCCTTAA